A stretch of Acidobacteriota bacterium DNA encodes these proteins:
- the kdpC gene encoding potassium-transporting ATPase subunit KdpC yields the protein MKNLKTAILMTIVTTILLGLVYPLVVTGLAQVLFKDKANGQLIERNGVVIGSRLIGQPFSSPGYFRSRPSAAGAVGYDAGASSASNLGPTSKKLIDRVKADVEKLQAENPGQPIPVDLVTTSGSGLDPHISPAAAEFQVPRVARERGLSENDLRALVATNTDVRSFGFLGEPRVNVLLLNLALNDRYPLKK from the coding sequence ATGAAAAACTTAAAGACTGCAATTCTGATGACGATTGTGACGACGATCCTGCTGGGATTGGTCTACCCACTCGTCGTGACTGGCCTGGCGCAAGTCCTATTCAAAGACAAAGCCAACGGCCAGTTGATCGAGCGCAATGGCGTAGTGATCGGCTCGCGTTTAATCGGTCAGCCTTTCTCTTCGCCGGGCTATTTTCGCTCGCGGCCCTCGGCAGCGGGCGCGGTGGGTTACGATGCGGGCGCGTCGTCCGCATCCAATCTGGGCCCGACCAGCAAGAAACTGATTGACCGTGTCAAGGCGGATGTCGAGAAGCTGCAAGCCGAAAATCCCGGCCAGCCGATCCCGGTGGATTTGGTGACGACTTCTGGCTCCGGCCTCGACCCGCACATCTCGCCTGCGGCGGCGGAATTCCAAGTGCCGCGCGTGGCACGCGAGCGGGGCCTCAGCGAAAATGACCTGCGGGCGCTGGTCGCCACGAACACTGACGTTCGTTCGTTCGGCTTTTTGGGCGAACCGAGAGTGAACGTGTTGCTGTTGAATTTGGCCCTCAACGACCGTTATCCGCTGAAAAAATAA
- the kdpB gene encoding potassium-transporting ATPase subunit KdpB, with protein sequence MAKEKTISIWDPKIMTRALGDSFRKLHPVKMMGNPVMFVVEVGSVITTILLVRDLAQGTHGIGFDLQITLWLWFTVLFANFAEAMAEGRGKAQADNLRKARTETTANKLLPNGQTQVVGATQLRKDDVVLVSAGEFIPGDGEIIEGVASVDESAITGESAPVIREAGGDRSAVTGGTRVLSDQIKIRITSNPGETFLDRMIALVEGAERQKTPNEIALNILLAGLTIIFLLAVVTLQPFAVYSNAPQTIFVLVSLLVCLIPTTIGGLLSAIGIAGMDRLIQHNVLAMSGRAVEAAGDVNTLLLDKTGTITLGNRQATEFVTLPGVDAMELAEAAQLSSLADETPEGRSIVVLAKEKYGLRGRELHTHQAHFIPFTAQTRMSGVDYDGREIRKGAVDAIERYVSNNGALAPAQLREIVERISKAGGTPLVVADSKRPLGVIYLKDIVKGGMKERFDQLRAMGIKTVMITGDNPLTAATIAREAGVDDFLAEARPEDKMALIKREQAEGKLVAMTGDGTNDAPALAQADVGVAMNTGTQAAKEAGNMVDLDSNPTKLIEVVEIGKQLLMTRGALTTFSIANDVAKYFAIIPAMFSAAFPVMNALNIMKLATPQSAILSAVIFNALIIIVLIPLALRGVKYRPLSAAVLLRRNLLIYGLGGVVVPFIGIKLIDVIIVALGLA encoded by the coding sequence ATGGCTAAAGAAAAGACGATCTCAATTTGGGACCCGAAGATCATGACGCGCGCCTTGGGGGATTCATTCCGCAAGTTGCACCCGGTCAAAATGATGGGCAACCCGGTGATGTTCGTCGTCGAGGTGGGCAGCGTCATCACGACGATTTTGCTCGTCCGCGATCTTGCACAGGGTACGCATGGTATCGGGTTTGACTTGCAGATCACGCTCTGGCTCTGGTTCACCGTGCTTTTCGCCAACTTCGCCGAGGCGATGGCCGAAGGGCGCGGCAAAGCGCAAGCGGACAACTTGCGCAAAGCCAGAACCGAGACCACGGCGAACAAGCTGTTGCCCAACGGACAGACGCAAGTGGTCGGCGCGACGCAGTTGCGCAAAGATGATGTCGTGCTCGTCTCGGCGGGCGAATTCATTCCCGGCGATGGCGAGATTATCGAAGGCGTCGCCTCGGTGGATGAATCAGCCATCACGGGCGAATCCGCACCCGTCATCCGCGAAGCCGGTGGCGACCGTTCGGCAGTCACCGGCGGCACGCGCGTGCTGTCAGATCAAATCAAGATTCGTATCACCTCGAACCCTGGCGAGACCTTTCTCGACCGCATGATCGCGCTGGTCGAAGGCGCCGAGCGGCAGAAGACGCCAAACGAAATCGCGCTGAACATCCTGCTCGCAGGCTTGACGATTATCTTTCTGCTCGCCGTTGTGACGTTACAGCCCTTCGCCGTTTATTCGAACGCGCCGCAGACGATCTTCGTGCTCGTCTCGTTGCTGGTTTGCCTGATCCCGACGACCATCGGCGGACTGCTCTCAGCCATCGGTATCGCTGGGATGGATCGCTTGATCCAACATAACGTGCTGGCGATGTCCGGGCGCGCGGTCGAGGCGGCGGGTGACGTGAATACGCTGCTGCTCGACAAGACCGGCACGATCACGCTGGGCAATCGGCAGGCGACCGAGTTCGTCACATTGCCCGGCGTAGATGCGATGGAGTTGGCCGAAGCCGCCCAATTGTCTTCGCTCGCCGATGAGACACCAGAAGGGCGTTCAATTGTCGTGCTGGCGAAAGAGAAATACGGTTTGCGTGGGCGCGAACTGCACACCCATCAGGCGCACTTCATCCCGTTCACAGCGCAAACGCGCATGTCCGGCGTGGATTACGACGGGCGCGAAATTCGCAAAGGCGCGGTGGATGCGATTGAACGCTACGTCAGCAATAATGGCGCGCTAGCTCCAGCGCAATTGCGCGAGATTGTCGAACGCATCTCCAAAGCGGGCGGCACGCCGCTCGTCGTGGCCGATAGCAAACGTCCGCTGGGTGTCATTTATCTGAAAGACATCGTCAAAGGCGGGATGAAAGAACGCTTCGATCAACTGCGCGCAATGGGCATCAAAACGGTGATGATCACGGGCGACAACCCGCTGACTGCGGCGACGATTGCACGTGAAGCCGGCGTGGACGATTTCCTCGCCGAAGCCAGGCCCGAAGACAAGATGGCGCTGATCAAACGCGAACAGGCTGAAGGAAAGCTCGTCGCCATGACCGGCGACGGCACCAACGACGCACCCGCGTTGGCGCAAGCCGATGTCGGCGTGGCAATGAACACTGGCACGCAAGCCGCGAAAGAAGCAGGCAATATGGTTGATCTCGATTCCAATCCGACCAAGCTGATCGAGGTAGTCGAAATTGGCAAACAGTTGTTAATGACGCGCGGCGCGCTGACGACCTTTTCCATCGCCAACGATGTGGCGAAATACTTTGCCATTATCCCGGCGATGTTTTCGGCGGCGTTTCCGGTGATGAATGCGCTGAACATTATGAAGCTCGCGACGCCGCAATCGGCGATTCTGTCAGCGGTGATTTTCAATGCGCTGATCATCATCGTGCTGATTCCGCTGGCGCTCAGAGGCGTCAAGTATCGCCCGTTGAGCGCAGCGGTGCTATTGCGGCGCAACCTGTTGATCTATGGCTTAGGTGGCGTGGTTGTCCCGTTCATTGGCATCAAGCTGATTGACGTGATCATTGTGGCGTTGGGATTGGCGTAG